One part of the Tachysurus fulvidraco isolate hzauxx_2018 chromosome 23, HZAU_PFXX_2.0, whole genome shotgun sequence genome encodes these proteins:
- the ttpal gene encoding alpha-tocopherol transfer protein-like isoform X2 produces MANQNGQTDPGTSVDMMAGMQFPAAPPPIYVCTLTPDLEAKAREELQEKPEWRLRDVQALRDMILKEHCGLRTRLDDAFLLRFLRARKFDYDRALQLLLNYHSSRRAWPEVFQDLKPSTVKHVLELGFLTVLPRPDPQGRYILCLRPGKWTPNDYPFVDNIRAIYLTLEKLIQPEESQVNGIVILVDYTGVGLSQASNPGPLLAKKVVSILQDGFPIRIKAVNIINEPRIFKGIFAIIKPFLKEKMAERTCRLCTVSSRALCCRKNMEAWMVDWT; encoded by the exons ATGGCAAATCAGAATGGCCAGACTGATCCCGGCACTTCGGTGGACATGATGGCAGGCATGCAGTTCCCTGCAGCTCCTCCACCGATCTACGTTTGCACTCTGACCCCGGATCTGGAGGCCAAGGCACGAGAGGAACTACAGGAGAAGCCAGAGTGGCGTCTTCGGGACGTCCAAGCTCTGCGAGACATGATCCTGAAGGAACATTGCGGTTTGAGAACACGACTCGATGATGCCTTTCTCTTACGCTTTCTCAGAGCCAGAAAGTTTGATTATGATCGCGCATTGCAGCTTCTCCTCAACTATCACAGCAGCAGGAGGGCCTGGCCAGAAGTCTTCCAGGACCTGAAGCCCTCAACGGTGAAGCACGTACTTGAGCTAGGCTTCCTTACCGTCCTGCCCAGACCTGATCCTCAAGGCCGCTACATTCTCTGCTTACGGCCAG GGAAATGGACACCGAATGACTATCCGTTCGTGGACAACATTCGAGCTATTTATCTGACACTGGAAAAGCTGATTCAACCTGAGGAGTCCCAAGTAAACGGAATAGTCATTCTGGTGGATTATACTGGAGTTGGCTTGTCACAGGCCTCTAACCCAGGCCCTCTACTGGCAAAAAAAGTCGTTAGCATTCTTCAG GATGGATTTCCAATCAGAATAAAGGCAGTCAATATCATAAATGAGCCACGAATCTTTAAGGGAATCTTTGCAATAATTAAGCCTTTTCTGAAGGAAAAGATGGCTGAAAGG ACCTGTCGTCTCTGCACCGTGTCATCCCGCGCTCTGTGTTGCCGCAAGAATATGGAGGCGTGGATGGTAGACTGGACATGA
- the ttpal gene encoding alpha-tocopherol transfer protein-like isoform X1: protein MANQNGQTDPGTSVDMMAGMQFPAAPPPIYVCTLTPDLEAKAREELQEKPEWRLRDVQALRDMILKEHCGLRTRLDDAFLLRFLRARKFDYDRALQLLLNYHSSRRAWPEVFQDLKPSTVKHVLELGFLTVLPRPDPQGRYILCLRPGKWTPNDYPFVDNIRAIYLTLEKLIQPEESQVNGIVILVDYTGVGLSQASNPGPLLAKKVVSILQDGFPIRIKAVNIINEPRIFKGIFAIIKPFLKEKMAERFVLHGSDLSSLHRVIPRSVLPQEYGGVDGRLDMTAWTRTLLEAEEEFVVEFCQPEPLEGTLMPDSMLFEGEQSEDSYRSLRSQLYYCY, encoded by the exons ATGGCAAATCAGAATGGCCAGACTGATCCCGGCACTTCGGTGGACATGATGGCAGGCATGCAGTTCCCTGCAGCTCCTCCACCGATCTACGTTTGCACTCTGACCCCGGATCTGGAGGCCAAGGCACGAGAGGAACTACAGGAGAAGCCAGAGTGGCGTCTTCGGGACGTCCAAGCTCTGCGAGACATGATCCTGAAGGAACATTGCGGTTTGAGAACACGACTCGATGATGCCTTTCTCTTACGCTTTCTCAGAGCCAGAAAGTTTGATTATGATCGCGCATTGCAGCTTCTCCTCAACTATCACAGCAGCAGGAGGGCCTGGCCAGAAGTCTTCCAGGACCTGAAGCCCTCAACGGTGAAGCACGTACTTGAGCTAGGCTTCCTTACCGTCCTGCCCAGACCTGATCCTCAAGGCCGCTACATTCTCTGCTTACGGCCAG GGAAATGGACACCGAATGACTATCCGTTCGTGGACAACATTCGAGCTATTTATCTGACACTGGAAAAGCTGATTCAACCTGAGGAGTCCCAAGTAAACGGAATAGTCATTCTGGTGGATTATACTGGAGTTGGCTTGTCACAGGCCTCTAACCCAGGCCCTCTACTGGCAAAAAAAGTCGTTAGCATTCTTCAG GATGGATTTCCAATCAGAATAAAGGCAGTCAATATCATAAATGAGCCACGAATCTTTAAGGGAATCTTTGCAATAATTAAGCCTTTTCTGAAGGAAAAGATGGCTGAAAGG TTTGTCTTGCATGGCTCAGACCTGTCGTCTCTGCACCGTGTCATCCCGCGCTCTGTGTTGCCGCAAGAATATGGAGGCGTGGATGGTAGACTGGACATGACCGCTTGGACTCGCACGCTACTAGAAGCCGAGGAGGAGTTTGTCGTGGAGTTTTGTCAGCCAGAGCCTCTGGAGGGTACGCTAATGCCTGACTCGATGTTATTCGAGGGCGAGCAATCTGAGGACTCATACAGAAGCCTGCGCTCGCAGCTCTACTACTGCTACTGA